Within Rhinoderma darwinii isolate aRhiDar2 unplaced genomic scaffold, aRhiDar2.hap1 Scaffold_2726, whole genome shotgun sequence, the genomic segment agtgagctccccctagtggtggctgcagacagcagaatgttatcatgtaactctatgggagctgtatatatctgtatgtagtgagctccctctagtggtggctgcagacagcagaatgttatcatgtaactctatgggagctgtatatatctgtatgtagtgagctccctctagtggtgactgcaggcagcagaatgttatcatgtaactctatgggagctgtatatatctgtatgtagtgagctccctctagtggtggctgcaggcagcagaatgttatcatgtaactctatgggagctgtatatatctgtatgtagtgagctccctctagtggtggctgcagacagcagaatgttatcatgtaactctatgggagctgtatatatctgtatgtagtgagctccccctagtggtggctgcaggtagaataatgttatcatgtaactctatgggagctgtatatatctgtatgtagtgatctccccctagtggcggctgcaggtagtgagaatgttatcatgtaactctatgggagctgtatatatctgtatgtagtgagctccccctagtggtggctgcaggcagcagaatattatcatgtaactctatgggagctgtatatatctgtatgttgtgagctccctctagtggtggctgcaggcagcagaatgttatcatgtaaatctatgggagctgtatatatctgtatgtagtgagctccccctagtggtggctgcaggcagcagaatcttatcatgtaactctatgggagctgtacataTCTATATgtaataagctccccctagtggtggctgcaggcagtagaatgttatcatgtaactctatggtagctgtatatatctgtctgtagtgaactccctctagtggtggctgcaggcagtagaatgttatcatgtaactctatggtagctgtatatatctgtctgtagtgagctccccctagtggtgactgcaggcgaaGATTTATTAAGATTAGCGCATGACAATTATATTAGGCGCCTCTCTGGCTGTCCATGCGCCTGAGAGTGAAGTCTACTTCACTTTCTGGAGTAAATGATTAAATTTGTGGGGCTACTGCAGGCTCCGCCCCCTTTCAGTAAAATGGCGTTCGTGGTGAGAATACATCAAAAAGCGCAATTTCTCCAGACATGTGAGTTTTGATGgcgtctggcgtagaaaagttaaaTTCTCCATTATATCTATGCAGGTTATTTGGGGTTCTATAACCGAAAAACGTATCTGACCGCTAGAACGACATAATTGGCGCAGAATGTTGGACCGGATGATAAATGGCGGAGATGCATTTACCTAATTATAAAGTACACGATCGTTATGGGACGCATAGAAGGGGCGTGGCTAATTTATTAAAGACCGGCGCCATTTTATGGCAATAATGCCTGGTGTACACGTCCGGACGCCGATTATGTAACGTCCTGCGGCAAACACGCTGCTGGCGGATTTTTGATCATTTGCGTAATTCCTCCCGATAAACCCCATTGATGATCACGTGACCTCCAGATCCAGGGTCCGGTCGCCCAGATATCGGATGAGCGGTTTTTACCTTCGTGCCGACGATCACGTGCCTGTCCCCCGGAACAAAGACGGAGCACAGGGCGTAGTCGCAGGACATGGTCCGGATACACTGCAGCGTGGACCTGCGGGGACAGAGGTGACGGTGAGAGCGCCCACACGTTCTGCAGCACATTGCATCTCACTACTGGCTGAGGGTCTGCACGGAGCACGCCCGGCTCTGCTGCATCGGGGGAGATGTAGACATACGGTCTGGTGTAAACACTACATAAACCCACCATCCATTGTACTCAGCTGCACTGCATTGTGGGAGATCAATGAAGCCCTCAGGCGGTCTAACAGCACATTACAAGCAAAATCAGTTAATTTTTTTAGGGCAGCTTTAGGTGTGAGTGAAGTATAACAGCACaatggtgaatgcagctctgggtgtgactggagtataaaaacaatgtgccttaaagaggctgtcaccacattataagtggcctatattgtacatgatgtgatcagcgctataatgtagataacagtggtcctagtaataaagaggctgtcaccacattataagtgtcctgtctcctacataatgtgatcagcgctgtaatgtagataacagtggtccgagtaataaagaggctgtcaccacattataagtgacctgtctcctacataatgtgatcagcgctgtaatgtagataacagtggtcctagtaataaagaggctgtcaccacattataagtgtcctgtctcctacataatgtgatcagcgctgtaatgtagataacagtggtcctagtaataaagaggctctgtcaccaccacattataagtgtcctgtctcctacatgatgtgatcagcgctgtaatgtagataacagtggtcctagtaataaagaggctgtcaccacattataagtgtcctgtctcctacataatgtgatcagcgctgtaatgtagataacagtggtcctagtaataaagaggctgtccccacattataagtgtcctgtctcctacataatgtgatcagcgctgtaatgtagataacagtggtcctagtaataaagaggctgtcaccacattataagtgtcctgtctcctacataatgtgatcagcgctgtaatgtagataacagtggtcctagtaataaagaggctgtcaccacattataagcgccctatctcctacataatgtgatcggcgctgtaatgtagataacagtggccctagtaataaagaggctctgtcacaacattataagttccctatcttgtacatgagattggcgctgtaatgtagagaacagtggtcctagtaagaaagaggctgtcaccacattataagtggcctatattgtacatgatgtgatcagcgctgtaatgtagataacagtggtcctagtaatgaagaggctctgtcaccacattataagtgtcctatattgtacatgatgtgatcggcgctgtaatgtagataacagtggtcctagtaataaagaggctctgtcaccacattataagtgccctatattgtacatgatgtgatcggcgctgtaatgtagatcacagcagtgttttttatttagaaatacgatcatttgtgacggagttatgacctattttagttttatgctaatgagtttctcaatggacaactgggcgtgttttactatatgaccaagtgggcgttgtacagaggagtgtatgacgctgaccaatcggtgaccaatcagtgtcatgcacttctctccattcatttatactgcacatagcgatatagctatatcactatctgcagccacataaacacactataacattactgcagtgtcctgacaatgaatatacattacatccagcctggacgggatttctattcacaatcctgaccacttctgtagcgtctctgtgagttacagcacagcaggcgtagtctcgcgagattacgctataagctgtcatttacagcgagatctcgctatgctgtaactcacagagacgctacagaagtggtcaggattgtgaatagacatcccgtccaggctggaggtaatgtatattcattgtgcagtatgtgcagtataaatgaatggagagaagtgtatgatgcggattggtcgctgattggtcgctgattggtcacggattggtcaacgtcatactctcctctgtacaacgcccacttggtcatatagtaaaacacgcccagttgtccattgagaaactcattagcataaagctaaaataggtcataactccgtcacaaatgatagtttttctaaataaaaaacactgctgtaatctacattacagcgccgatcacatcatgtacaatataggccacttataatgtggtgatagagcctctttattactaggaccactgttatctacattacagcgctgatcacatcatgtacaatataggccacttataatgtggtgatagagcctctttattactaggaccactgttatctacattacagcgctgatcacattatgtaggagacaggacacttataatctggtgacagcctctttattactaggaccactgttatctacattacagcgccgatcacatcatatacaatataggccacttataatgtggtgacagagcctctttattactaggaccactgttatctacattacagcactgatcacattacgtaggagacaggacacttataatgtggtgacagagcctctttattactaggaccactgttatctacattacagcgctgatcacattatgtaggagacagggcacttataatgtggtgacagcctctattactaggaccactgttatctacattacagcgctgatcacatcatgtacaatataggccacttataatgtggtgatagagcctctttattactaggaccactgttatctacattacagcgccgatcacatcatgtacaatataggacacttataatgtggtgacagcctctattactaggaccactgttatctacattacagcactgatcaaattatgtaggagacaggacacttataatgtggtgacagagcctctttattactaggaccactgttatctacattacagcactgatcacattatgtaggagataggggggcacttataatgtggtgacagcctctttattactaggaccactgttctctacattacagcgccgatcacattatgtaggagacagggcacttataaactggtgacagcctctttattactaggaccactgttatctacattacagcactgatcacattatgaaggagacaggacacttataatgtggtgacagcctctttaaagagaacgcTGCATCTTGGAGGGAAATTTATGGTTCACCTGGTAACGAAGGGTTAATTCTGTGATTGACGGACTGTACCTGTTCCAGATTTTCACGGATTCCGCAGACGCCGAGAGCATCGCAATGTTGTCAGAGCTGAAGGCCAGCGTGCGGACGTCGCTGCGGTGCCCTCCGAGCGTGAGGCGACAGCTCTTGGTACACTGGACGGTCGCGGCTTGGGCAGGCTCGGCCGCCATGGAGAAGCACTCCACGctgttattctgcagcaggaccacCACCCTCAGCTCCCCCCGGGCGGACACCAGGAGGTCACATGATCTGTAAGGTCAGAGGTCACAATAAGgagggggcaggggggggggggagtcttcACTTAGGTCACAATAAGGAGGGGGCGGTCGCCTCACAGGGGTGGGGGGGGCCTTCACTTACTTGATTTTCGAGGAGGCTTTAATATTTGTGACCTTTACAATTTCGTCTTGCAGCGTCTGCTCCACCTGCGGCTCCTCCTGCTccgcaccctcctcctcctgtctgcTGCAGAAAGACGGCAATAATCAGAACCGTAACGGCGTCTCCTACGTCATTCGACCGTCTCCAGCATCACCTTATACCTGACGCCCCACAATGCACAGCGGCCTTAGACCTGCGCCCCCTCCCCCGCCTCACTTACTTGATCttctttttggcttttttttgctTCCGCTCCATTTTCTTGGAGATTTCGTCATCAGTCAAGACGCAGAAAATCTCCAGCACGGAGTCCGTACCCTGCAAGAGACGGGAGGATGAGCCCATATATTGTAACACTGGGAGGGGCCACAATCAGTAGGGCTGGCTGTAAGATTGTGGGTGTGGCTTAGTGTAAGGGGTGTGgtcatatataatattgtatcgcTCCTGATGTTGCAGATTGGGGGTCCGCTCTGTAATAGTGACTGATAATAGACGGGACCACTCACATGACACGCCAGGAAGCGCCTTGTCCGGTCCACCCCGAGCGTCACCACTCTGTCCCTCCCCTCTCTCATGATGGATCCGTAGcgctgacaggtcaggatccgCTGAGGACAGAGAATTAAGACGACATCATTACATGAGAAATCAtctgcccctcccccccccccccaccgccagGTCAGGGTAGCATTTACCTCCTCTGCCGCTTCTTCTTCGGCCTCCTCCGCCCCGGCCTCTTCTTCTTCGGCCTCCTCCGCCCCGGCCTCTTCTTCTTCGGCCTCCTCGGCCTCCTCTGCGGGGCCTTTAGTTTTTTTCAGCCGAGGTTCCTCCGAGTCTTCAGTCTGCAGAAAATATTCAAATTATGATGCTAACCCCTCCCCCGCAGAaaagataaaaaacgaaacccttTAGTGACAGCTGCCTGGCGCTGGGCGACTTCCCTGGACCTAATAGATTTTAGCGCTGCGCTGTGTCACCCGGTCTTATAGAGGGGGGCAGGGGGCTTCTGTACCTCATTGATGTAGGAGACGGTCCAGGCTCGCAGCTCGCTGTCCGCAGATCCCGTCACTATTTTCCGTTCATCTGACAGCACGGCCAGTCCCCAGACCTGACGTGGGGGGAGGAAGGACGCGGATCAGGCAAAGTAAATACAGACAAAACGCGAGAAACATCCAGCACGGCGGTCGCCTGGCGGTCACATGGCGGGGTGACGTTTTACCTCTGTGCGGTGTCCCACCATGGTCCGGAAGCAGTGCTGCGTATCCAGGTCCCACCACTTCACCAGCGTGTCCTTACCGCTGCGGGGACAAGGGGCGGATTACAGGTCACTATTCGTTGCGATGTATAAATAAAGCTTTATATGTGGACAAGTCCGTGTAGTGCGCCTCATTCCCCGCCGCCGATCCCCGCGGTCTTTCCGATACACGTGCGGATATCAAGTCACCACAGCGACAAACCAACACAATTCATGATGTTTCACGCAAACGGACGCCACATCACGTGACCGGCCGGCCGCAGAGGGCGCCAATGTTCTGTCCATcactgcagcagccaatcacaggccaggaCCATAGTGAGGTGTCGGTGGACGGTCATCCCCCGTATTGATAAGCGGCGGCAGGGCTGGCGCAGGGTTTTGTCTCGCGTGGCGTCGCTTTGCCCTTCGTGTCGGGGGGTCCAGAAAACCTTTAACACGTGGAGTTTTATTCGTACGTCAAGGACATtggatttaaccctttcaggactgagcaaTTTTAGgatttttcgtttttgtttttcactcccggtCGTccaataacggttttatttttgcgtcagtgGCGCGGAGTGGAGGattatgttttgcgggacgagttgtagtttctattggcagcaAACAACGTGCCGGGAACCCGGAAAAAATACTTTGTGGGGAGGAATtgggaaaaactgcgattcctccattgttttt encodes:
- the WDR3 gene encoding WD repeat-containing protein 3, producing MGLTSQYLRYAASALFGVVAGFKCNVCYVTLRGEKGRYVAVGACEHVFIWDTRKGEKVLILRGQKQEATQLRPSPDGLSLAVGYEDGAIRIFSLLSGESAITFNGHKAAVTVLTYDQLGGRLVSGSKDTEVIVWDVINESGLYRLKGHKDAVTQALFLTGRNLLITSGKDTLVKWWDLDTQHCFRTMVGHRTEVWGLAVLSDERKIVTGSADSELRAWTVSYINETEDSEEPRLKKTKGPAEEAEEAEEEEAGAEEAEEEEAGAEEAEEEAAEERILTCQRYGSIMREGRDRVVTLGVDRTRRFLACHGTDSVLEIFCVLTDDEISKKMERKQKKAKKKINRQEEEGAEQEEPQVEQTLQDEIVKVTNIKASSKIKSCDLLVSARGELRVVVLLQNNSVECFSMAAEPAQAATVQCTKSCRLTLGGHRSDVRTLAFSSDNIAMLSASAESVKIWNRSTLQCIRTMSCDYALCSVFVPGDRHVIVGTKSGKLQLFDLSSGTELDAVDAHDGAVWSITLSPDQRGFTTGGADKSVKFWEFELVNEESDTQS